The Litoribrevibacter albus genome includes a window with the following:
- a CDS encoding ExeA family protein, which produces MDQLCGHFGFSKLPFTLSPNTQFFVNLKTHKECFNTLVFALGTGEGFVKVTGEVGTGKTVLCRKLLNQLSGDEYVTAYIPNPAMPPEVLRRALARELKVPDVDVLDHYQLIEAINDQLISVAKLGKRTILVIDEAQSLPEDTLEEVRLLSNLETEQQKLIQMVLFGQPELNTLLAQDRFRQLRQRLAYASSLDSLDFEDLEQYVTQRVHVAGYNGGKLFDYPALRLLHKGTSGTPRVINVVAQKALLVAFSQGENGVTKHHVKKALDDTEGLPARKSFWQRLFRAKVA; this is translated from the coding sequence ATGGATCAGCTTTGTGGGCATTTTGGTTTTTCAAAGCTGCCGTTCACGCTGTCTCCCAACACCCAATTCTTTGTGAATCTTAAAACCCATAAAGAGTGTTTTAATACTCTGGTGTTTGCATTAGGCACGGGCGAAGGCTTCGTTAAGGTTACAGGGGAAGTGGGGACGGGTAAGACCGTTCTGTGCCGTAAACTGCTTAATCAGTTATCGGGTGATGAATACGTTACCGCCTATATCCCAAATCCAGCGATGCCGCCAGAAGTATTGAGGCGGGCGTTGGCTCGGGAGTTGAAAGTCCCTGATGTTGATGTGCTGGATCACTATCAATTAATTGAAGCCATTAATGATCAGCTAATTTCGGTCGCAAAACTGGGTAAACGAACCATTCTTGTGATTGATGAAGCTCAATCCTTACCTGAAGATACTCTCGAAGAAGTGCGCTTGTTGAGTAACCTGGAAACCGAACAACAGAAGCTGATTCAGATGGTTTTGTTCGGCCAGCCGGAATTAAACACGCTGTTGGCTCAGGATCGTTTTCGTCAGTTGAGACAGCGTCTGGCCTATGCCTCGTCGTTGGATAGTTTGGACTTTGAAGATCTGGAACAGTACGTGACTCAACGAGTGCATGTGGCGGGTTACAACGGCGGTAAGCTCTTTGATTATCCTGCGTTGCGTCTTTTGCATAAAGGCACTTCGGGAACCCCTCGCGTCATTAATGTGGTTGCTCAAAAAGCCTTGTTGGTGGCCTTCAGCCAGGGTGAAAACGGCGTGACCAAGCATCATGTGAAGAAAGCCTTGGATGACACCGAAGGCTTGCCAGCCAGAAAGTCATTCTGGCAGCGACTGTTCAGGGCGAAAGTCGCATGA
- a CDS encoding PglL family O-oligosaccharyltransferase — translation MDEPTQVELNEPYHTQSPVPDSKITLFLLGFCLLFSVHFNIENTGGTGLEMPYNAAVWSVISLLFSSMLFRLAKTRQWIDDSALKLLGLIMLALVIPIAFQEITETTQAGTRVLAILAGLLLTVLFFQSIQAHKSWQNVFYLLVAASLIEALLCLVQQYFPSIAALGVYKEDYGRPFGSFQQPNVSASFIATGIITSLYLILKPHDENTTKAKISLLLSCATLGSAALILLGSRTGIFGTVLAIVLCLPLIYKYVTTQSELSTPYKPRLFWGWLISASFGVLFAIISIQQMESGGRNLEAFQSTANRTGIYLQALDMIKDKPLSGWGYGNFERNFLDYYAEKYHSGEYTHQIIANLDHPHNELLLWAVEGGVIPPLLLLALTVILIFRAIRHLGIVYGLAALSVLVPISFHANTEYPFYQSIVHWLILSLLTAWLLWITSTSSIKCFKLDFFARCFAVVIPLITIPVMMLCIQATYQVTKYHASKQQHIEYLSDVIHPSGIWKRFFFDVMTYRLSQGLSQNKPDQIKAYISWAEEFLKHTPRLAIYFNLANAHWALKEYDQAIQILETAAYFYPTDKKLKTAIKQTKESSQAMSEVPLPH, via the coding sequence ATGGATGAGCCAACCCAAGTAGAGTTAAACGAGCCTTATCACACCCAGTCGCCCGTACCTGACTCTAAGATAACCTTATTTCTACTTGGTTTTTGTCTGCTGTTCAGCGTCCACTTTAACATTGAGAATACCGGCGGTACGGGATTGGAAATGCCGTATAACGCTGCCGTGTGGAGCGTCATCAGCTTACTCTTCTCTTCCATGCTGTTTCGCCTTGCCAAGACACGACAGTGGATAGACGACTCCGCACTCAAGCTCCTTGGCTTGATTATGCTGGCGCTGGTCATCCCAATTGCATTTCAGGAAATTACAGAAACCACACAAGCGGGCACTCGGGTTCTCGCTATTCTGGCAGGTTTGCTGCTGACGGTACTTTTTTTTCAAAGCATCCAGGCACACAAGAGTTGGCAAAACGTGTTCTACCTGTTAGTTGCCGCCAGCCTAATTGAAGCTTTGTTGTGCTTGGTTCAACAATATTTTCCGAGTATCGCTGCTCTTGGGGTTTATAAAGAAGACTACGGAAGACCATTCGGATCGTTCCAACAACCCAATGTTAGCGCCAGCTTTATCGCAACAGGCATTATCACCAGTTTGTATTTGATACTTAAACCGCACGACGAAAACACCACGAAAGCTAAAATCTCGTTGTTGCTGTCTTGCGCGACACTGGGTTCCGCCGCACTGATTTTACTAGGTTCACGTACCGGTATCTTTGGCACCGTGCTCGCCATCGTTTTATGTCTGCCTCTGATTTATAAATATGTAACCACCCAAAGTGAGCTTTCAACCCCATACAAACCTCGATTATTTTGGGGCTGGCTTATTTCAGCCTCGTTTGGCGTACTGTTCGCAATCATCAGCATTCAACAAATGGAATCTGGCGGACGTAACCTGGAAGCCTTTCAGTCCACGGCAAACCGAACAGGGATCTACTTACAAGCACTGGACATGATCAAAGACAAGCCTTTGTCTGGCTGGGGTTATGGTAACTTTGAACGCAATTTTCTGGATTATTATGCAGAGAAATATCACTCGGGAGAGTACACTCACCAGATCATTGCCAATCTCGATCATCCACACAATGAACTTCTGTTATGGGCCGTAGAAGGTGGCGTCATACCGCCATTATTACTGCTCGCCCTGACTGTCATTTTAATCTTTCGGGCAATACGTCATTTAGGCATCGTTTACGGCCTGGCAGCGTTGTCGGTACTTGTCCCCATATCTTTTCATGCGAATACAGAATACCCGTTTTACCAGTCCATTGTGCACTGGCTGATACTCAGTTTACTTACTGCCTGGCTGCTTTGGATAACCAGCACATCTAGCATTAAATGCTTTAAACTGGACTTCTTTGCTCGCTGCTTCGCGGTAGTTATTCCTCTGATCACCATCCCCGTGATGATGCTTTGTATTCAGGCGACCTATCAGGTCACTAAATACCACGCCTCTAAGCAACAACATATTGAATACCTGAGTGATGTTATTCACCCCAGCGGTATCTGGAAACGTTTCTTTTTCGATGTGATGACCTATCGACTTTCTCAAGGTCTGAGTCAAAATAAACCCGATCAGATAAAAGCCTATATAAGTTGGGCAGAAGAGTTTCTGAAACACACGCCGAGACTAGCCATTTACTTCAATCTGGCGAATGCCCACTGGGCGCTGAAGGAATATGATCAGGCCATTCAGATCCTGGAAACGGCGGCGTACTTTTATCCCACCGATAAAAAGCTCAAAACAGCGATCAAGCAAACTAAAGAGAGTAGTCAGGCAATGAGTGAAGTACCTCTGCCCCACTAA
- the trmL gene encoding tRNA (uridine(34)/cytosine(34)/5-carboxymethylaminomethyluridine(34)-2'-O)-methyltransferase TrmL, translated as MLDIVLYQPEIPPNTGNIIRLCANTGFHLHLIRPFGFVMDDKKLRRAGLDYHELANVEMHDSLDDYLASRQPNRVMAITTKGRTRHTAVEFQAGDALIFGPESRGLPIEFIESLPENQRLRIPMLKDSRSLNLSNSAAIMIYEAWRQLDFQGAEAL; from the coding sequence ATGCTTGATATAGTGCTCTACCAACCTGAAATTCCACCCAATACGGGTAACATCATCCGCTTGTGCGCCAACACCGGATTCCATTTACATCTGATTCGTCCTTTTGGGTTTGTTATGGACGATAAAAAGCTCCGACGAGCAGGTCTGGATTACCACGAACTGGCTAATGTGGAGATGCACGATTCGTTGGATGATTATCTGGCTAGTCGTCAACCTAACCGTGTGATGGCTATCACCACCAAGGGCAGAACGCGACACACAGCCGTTGAGTTTCAAGCCGGTGACGCGTTAATTTTTGGGCCGGAATCCCGAGGGCTTCCTATCGAGTTCATCGAATCGCTACCAGAAAACCAACGTCTACGCATTCCTATGCTGAAAGACAGCCGAAGCCTGAATCTGTCCAACAGCGCAGCGATTATGATTTACGAAGCATGGCGACAGTTAGATTTCCAAGGTGCGGAAGCACTCTAA
- a CDS encoding GspE/PulE family protein has translation MAQPRIRIGDLLVSKGLIKEDQLMTALDEQKRSGKKIGKALTDLKFVTEQQMLEVMADHFSYPYVDLVRFQLKTDLITRLPESQARRFRAVLLADQPDGYLVGMHDPLDLMAIDELQRNLKRPVLPAFVKEQDLMNSLDRAYRRRDEIASLATELQDELESSTDFDLEAIASSGEASEAPVVRMLQSIFEDAVQVRASDIHIEPDEGVLRVRLRIDGELQEQVMKEKRIASALVSRLKIMSGLDISEKRLPQDGRFNIRILHKSIDVRLSTLPTPYGESVVMRLLDQSQGTLELSQLGMPDDIRKRFETLIHRPHGMILVTGPTGSGKTTTLYSALNLLNRPEQKIITAEDPIEYRLPRITQVQVNTKVGLTFASVLRTALRQDPDIILVGEMRDQETAEIGLRAAMTGHLVLSTLHTNDSISTAMRLIDMGCDAYLVASSLRAVIAQRLIRKVCEYCNQVDELSSQERAWIKNINPKYRDTVFVKGRGCHQCNNTGYSGRIGVYELLEMDDAMLDALRRNSAADFAQAAEENPHYVSLTECAMRYAKEGITSVHEVFRISASLDERASNIPDDEDRDPTPVRNSETASNSDTASNSDTASNSDTESHSNAGVATVPGISEQEISLDLDLPDLPDLGD, from the coding sequence ATGGCACAACCCAGAATTCGTATCGGTGACTTGTTAGTCAGTAAAGGCTTGATCAAAGAAGATCAGCTGATGACTGCGTTGGACGAACAAAAGCGCAGCGGAAAAAAAATCGGTAAGGCGCTCACCGATCTTAAATTTGTGACCGAACAGCAAATGTTGGAAGTGATGGCGGATCACTTCTCTTATCCTTATGTGGATTTGGTTCGGTTCCAGCTGAAAACGGATCTGATCACGCGATTACCGGAATCTCAGGCTCGTCGCTTCCGGGCCGTTTTACTGGCCGATCAGCCGGATGGTTATTTAGTGGGAATGCATGACCCGCTGGACTTGATGGCCATCGATGAACTTCAGCGTAACTTAAAGCGTCCGGTCTTACCTGCCTTTGTGAAAGAACAGGATCTGATGAACTCATTGGATCGGGCTTATCGTCGTCGTGATGAAATTGCGTCATTGGCGACGGAGCTGCAAGACGAGCTGGAATCCTCCACCGATTTTGACCTGGAAGCCATTGCCAGCAGTGGTGAAGCCTCCGAAGCGCCGGTTGTGCGGATGCTTCAAAGTATTTTTGAAGATGCCGTGCAGGTGCGAGCCTCTGATATTCATATTGAGCCGGATGAAGGCGTATTACGGGTTCGCTTGAGAATCGATGGTGAGCTTCAAGAACAGGTGATGAAGGAAAAACGCATTGCCAGCGCTCTGGTTTCTCGTTTGAAAATCATGTCCGGCTTGGATATTTCTGAAAAACGCTTACCGCAAGACGGTCGTTTTAATATTCGTATTCTGCATAAAAGTATCGACGTTCGTTTGTCCACTCTGCCAACACCTTATGGTGAAAGCGTTGTAATGCGTTTGCTGGATCAGTCTCAAGGGACGTTAGAACTAAGCCAGTTGGGGATGCCGGATGATATCCGAAAACGTTTCGAAACCTTAATTCATCGTCCTCATGGCATGATACTGGTTACCGGGCCAACGGGAAGTGGTAAAACCACCACCTTGTATTCTGCTCTTAATTTGTTGAATCGACCCGAACAGAAAATTATTACCGCAGAAGATCCGATTGAATACCGTTTGCCCCGAATCACTCAGGTTCAGGTGAATACCAAAGTCGGACTGACTTTCGCATCGGTACTCAGAACGGCGTTGCGTCAGGACCCGGACATCATTCTGGTCGGGGAAATGCGGGATCAGGAAACGGCCGAGATCGGTTTGAGAGCGGCGATGACCGGGCACTTGGTGCTTTCCACGCTGCACACCAATGATTCTATTTCGACGGCCATGCGTTTGATCGATATGGGGTGTGATGCCTATCTTGTTGCCTCTTCATTGCGTGCCGTGATTGCTCAACGCCTGATTCGGAAAGTGTGTGAATACTGTAATCAGGTGGACGAACTTTCGTCGCAAGAACGAGCGTGGATTAAGAACATTAATCCTAAGTACAGAGATACCGTGTTTGTGAAAGGGCGTGGTTGTCATCAGTGTAATAACACCGGCTATTCCGGCCGGATTGGTGTCTACGAGTTGCTTGAAATGGACGATGCCATGCTGGACGCATTACGACGTAACAGTGCGGCGGACTTTGCACAAGCGGCAGAAGAGAATCCGCATTATGTGTCGCTTACGGAATGTGCCATGCGTTATGCCAAAGAGGGCATTACCTCGGTGCATGAGGTCTTCCGTATCAGTGCGTCGTTGGATGAGCGGGCTTCAAACATTCCTGATGATGAAGATCGTGATCCTACCCCTGTACGTAACTCAGAGACAGCAAGTAATTCTGATACAGCAAGTAATTCTGATACAGCAAGTAATTCTGATACAGAGAGTCACTCGAATGCCGGCGTGGCGACCGTTCCTGGCATTTCTGAACAAGAAATTTCGCTGGATCTGGATTTGCCCGATTTACCGGATTTAGGGGACTAA
- the gpmI gene encoding 2,3-bisphosphoglycerate-independent phosphoglycerate mutase, producing MTKQTTALIILDGFGHRTDKDQNAILNAKTPVWDRLIEEQPHTLINTSGMAVGLPEGQMGNSEVGHMNLGAGRIVYQNFTLITKAIEDKAFFENQVLCQAVDEAKANDGAIHILGLLSPGGIHSHEDHIKAMVELADQRGVKEIYVHAFLDGRDMPPRSAEPSIKAMDEVLAATGKGRVATLVGRYYAMDRDNRWDRIESAYKMLTEGQSDFTATNGVEGLAAAYERGEDDEFVKTTVCASEGQSAATINDGDAIIFMNFRADRARELTRAFVEDDFKGFERNKRPALADFVMLTEFAASIPASCAYPPSELKNSLGEFVAKQGMTQLRIAETEKYAHVTFFFSGGQEAEFDGETRILIQSPDVATYDLKPEMSAPEVTDKLVDAIKSGQYDLVVCNYANGDMVGHTGKFDAAIKAVEALDESLGRVTDAIKETGGHCLITADHGNCEQMLDYDSGQAHTQHTTGPVPLVYVGSDPSVQLENDGALCDIAPSLLNLMGQEQPEEMTGHSLIKR from the coding sequence ATGACTAAACAAACTACTGCACTGATTATCCTTGATGGCTTCGGCCACCGTACTGACAAAGATCAAAATGCCATTCTTAATGCTAAAACTCCGGTTTGGGATCGTCTGATTGAGGAACAACCACACACCTTAATCAACACCTCGGGCATGGCCGTTGGTCTACCAGAAGGTCAAATGGGGAATTCCGAAGTTGGCCACATGAACCTGGGTGCAGGACGCATTGTTTATCAAAACTTCACATTGATCACCAAAGCCATTGAAGACAAAGCCTTCTTCGAAAATCAGGTACTTTGTCAGGCAGTAGACGAAGCGAAAGCCAATGACGGTGCCATTCACATCCTTGGATTACTTTCTCCTGGCGGCATTCACAGCCACGAAGATCACATTAAAGCGATGGTTGAACTGGCTGACCAACGCGGCGTGAAAGAAATCTATGTCCACGCCTTCCTTGATGGTCGAGACATGCCACCACGCAGTGCTGAGCCTTCAATTAAAGCAATGGATGAAGTTCTAGCAGCAACAGGCAAAGGCCGAGTTGCTACATTAGTTGGCCGTTACTATGCAATGGATCGTGACAACCGCTGGGATCGTATCGAATCAGCGTACAAGATGCTGACCGAAGGCCAATCTGACTTTACAGCGACCAATGGTGTTGAAGGTCTGGCGGCAGCTTACGAACGAGGCGAAGACGACGAATTCGTTAAAACCACAGTATGTGCTTCAGAAGGTCAAAGCGCGGCCACCATCAACGACGGTGACGCGATCATTTTCATGAACTTCCGTGCCGACCGTGCCCGTGAATTAACCCGTGCTTTTGTGGAAGACGACTTCAAAGGCTTCGAACGTAACAAACGTCCAGCTCTGGCTGACTTTGTGATGCTTACCGAGTTCGCTGCAAGTATTCCTGCCAGCTGTGCCTATCCGCCGTCCGAATTAAAAAATTCACTGGGTGAATTCGTTGCCAAACAAGGCATGACTCAACTTCGCATCGCAGAAACCGAGAAATACGCGCACGTAACTTTCTTCTTCTCTGGCGGCCAAGAAGCCGAGTTTGATGGAGAAACGCGTATCCTGATCCAATCACCAGACGTTGCTACTTACGACCTGAAGCCAGAAATGAGTGCTCCTGAAGTAACCGATAAATTGGTTGATGCCATCAAGAGCGGTCAATATGACCTGGTTGTATGTAACTACGCAAATGGCGACATGGTCGGCCATACAGGTAAATTCGATGCAGCCATCAAAGCTGTGGAAGCGCTGGACGAAAGCCTGGGTCGCGTAACGGATGCCATTAAAGAAACCGGCGGACACTGTCTGATCACAGCCGACCACGGTAACTGTGAACAAATGCTGGACTACGACAGTGGTCAAGCACACACACAACATACAACCGGCCCGGTTCCGTTGGTGTATGTTGGCAGTGATCCATCCGTACAACTGGAAAACGACGGCGCACTGTGTGATATCGCACCAAGCCTGTTGAACCTTATGGGTCAGGAACAACCAGAAGAGATGACCGGGCATTCACTAATCAAGCGTTAA
- the mshL gene encoding pilus (MSHA type) biogenesis protein MshL, protein MNPTLSNQTFLSQTLARVRPLGVLVAALMVGCQSVPRTELPPIPPMTSEAQTQTKQHQMPDALADLMLPELQVTSEADVRFDVIANDTPAKQFFMSLVDGTSKNMVVHPDVKGDISIRLKNVTLEETLKAVRDIYNFDYLPKAYGYQIVPREIQTKVFPINYPNIVRIGQSSTLISSGQVSSSSTEQSSSTSSTASSSTETLQSARVETTTEANFWRNLLNSVSMVIGTEGGRRVITDPHTGLLIVRAYPSELRNVEEMLERAELSLKRQVIIEAKILEVSLSDGYQAGIQWDTFGNGFNSNITDTSNEVVVGFDTGNLSTLLDSSVEGVFKFGLNFTDFNAIISLIESQGDVSVLSSPRIATVNNQKAVIKVGSDEFFVTDVSSTTTSTSSSTSDTPDITLTPFFSGIALDVTPHIGGDSEVILHVHPTISKVEDQTKTVTLGDSGDLILPLAFSTIRETDSIVRAKSGQVIVIGGLMEERSQQLEAGVPMLKDIPGLGKLFTQERDVTEKVELVILLKPKIVEGQLWEKELQQVRQRFPDFFNKPN, encoded by the coding sequence ATGAATCCAACGTTGTCGAATCAAACGTTTCTGAGCCAAACGTTAGCGCGGGTGCGTCCATTAGGTGTGTTGGTTGCAGCGCTCATGGTAGGTTGTCAGTCGGTGCCTAGAACGGAATTGCCTCCCATTCCTCCGATGACCTCAGAAGCACAAACGCAGACGAAACAGCATCAAATGCCTGACGCCTTGGCCGATCTGATGTTGCCGGAGTTACAAGTGACCTCTGAGGCGGATGTGCGTTTTGATGTGATCGCCAATGATACGCCGGCTAAGCAATTTTTTATGAGCTTGGTGGATGGCACTTCAAAAAATATGGTGGTGCATCCAGACGTCAAAGGCGATATCTCGATTCGCCTAAAGAACGTGACGCTGGAAGAAACGCTCAAAGCGGTTCGCGATATCTATAACTTTGATTACCTACCGAAAGCCTATGGCTATCAGATTGTTCCGAGAGAGATTCAAACAAAAGTCTTTCCGATTAACTATCCGAACATTGTAAGGATCGGCCAATCTTCCACTTTAATCAGCAGTGGTCAGGTGTCTTCGTCCAGCACTGAGCAAAGCAGCTCGACTTCTTCGACGGCCTCCAGCAGTACTGAGACATTGCAAAGTGCCCGTGTTGAAACTACGACGGAAGCCAACTTCTGGCGGAATCTGCTTAACAGCGTCAGCATGGTGATAGGCACTGAAGGGGGTCGTCGGGTTATTACTGATCCTCACACCGGATTGCTGATCGTGCGCGCTTATCCCTCTGAACTTCGTAATGTTGAAGAGATGTTGGAACGTGCCGAGCTGAGCTTGAAACGTCAGGTGATTATCGAAGCCAAAATTCTGGAAGTGAGTTTGTCCGACGGCTATCAGGCCGGTATTCAGTGGGACACCTTCGGTAATGGTTTTAACTCAAACATAACTGATACGTCTAATGAAGTTGTGGTGGGCTTTGATACCGGCAATTTGAGTACCCTGTTGGATTCATCTGTTGAGGGTGTGTTCAAGTTTGGTCTTAACTTTACTGACTTTAACGCCATCATCAGTCTGATTGAATCTCAGGGCGATGTCAGCGTGTTGTCCAGCCCTCGTATTGCAACGGTCAATAATCAGAAAGCCGTTATTAAAGTCGGATCGGACGAATTCTTTGTCACCGATGTATCCAGCACCACGACCAGCACCTCTTCTTCGACCAGTGATACACCGGACATCACGTTAACCCCGTTTTTCTCGGGTATTGCTTTGGATGTGACTCCCCATATTGGTGGCGATTCTGAAGTTATTCTTCATGTACACCCGACTATTTCTAAAGTGGAAGACCAAACCAAGACGGTCACTTTAGGGGATTCGGGTGATCTTATTTTACCTCTGGCGTTTTCTACTATTCGGGAAACCGACAGTATTGTTCGCGCCAAGAGCGGTCAGGTGATCGTTATTGGTGGTTTGATGGAAGAGCGCAGCCAACAACTGGAAGCAGGCGTGCCTATGTTGAAAGACATTCCGGGGCTTGGAAAACTCTTCACTCAAGAGCGTGACGTTACTGAAAAAGTGGAACTGGTGATTCTGTTGAAACCTAAGATTGTCGAAGGGCAGCTTTGGGAGAAAGAACTTCAACAAGTGCGTCAGCGATTCCCTGACTTTTTCAATAAACCGAATTAA
- the grxC gene encoding glutaredoxin 3 codes for MADIIIYSSNYCPYCVRAKQLLKSKSVDFDEIVVDGQPELRREMMLKSNQRTVPQIWIGESHVGGCDDLYALERAGKLDELLVTA; via the coding sequence ATGGCTGATATTATTATCTACAGCAGCAACTATTGTCCGTATTGTGTTCGAGCAAAACAATTGTTGAAATCTAAGTCTGTGGACTTTGATGAAATTGTTGTGGATGGTCAGCCAGAATTGCGTCGGGAAATGATGCTGAAAAGTAATCAGCGCACAGTGCCTCAGATCTGGATTGGTGAGTCACATGTGGGCGGTTGTGACGACCTTTATGCGCTAGAGCGTGCAGGTAAACTCGATGAGTTACTTGTTACGGCCTAA
- the secB gene encoding protein-export chaperone SecB, producing the protein MAEENQAAQNSEQQNAGFALQRIYLKDFSFESPRSPQIFQSQWKPQVHMDLNTGNAKVGDDLYEVVLTITLTAKQDDEVALLVEIKQAGIFSIQGLEGPRLAHALGAFCPNILFPYARETIDSMVTKGSLPPFMLQPVNFDAIFAEAMQRKQQEAGQAEATH; encoded by the coding sequence ATGGCTGAAGAAAATCAGGCAGCTCAAAACTCTGAGCAACAAAATGCAGGTTTTGCATTACAAAGAATTTATCTAAAAGACTTCTCTTTTGAATCTCCGCGTTCACCACAGATATTCCAGAGCCAGTGGAAACCTCAAGTTCATATGGACTTGAACACCGGTAATGCAAAAGTGGGCGATGATTTGTATGAAGTGGTATTAACGATCACGCTGACTGCGAAACAAGACGACGAAGTTGCTTTGTTGGTTGAGATCAAACAAGCCGGTATTTTTTCTATCCAAGGTTTGGAAGGTCCTCGTCTTGCTCATGCGTTAGGTGCGTTCTGCCCGAACATTCTTTTCCCGTATGCTCGTGAAACCATCGATAGCATGGTTACTAAGGGCAGCTTGCCACCATTCATGTTGCAGCCTGTTAACTTCGACGCGATTTTCGCTGAAGCGATGCAGCGTAAGCAACAAGAAGCGGGTCAGGCAGAAGCGACTCACTAA
- a CDS encoding rhodanese-like domain-containing protein — MEQFFEFATNNAMLVGAWVVLLVLFIISETRKGGKTLSAQQVIMRMNKEEALILDVRDKADYKKGHIINSINIPYASLDSRVTEIESHKEKPVVVVCKMGQTSNAAGSILRKHGFTDVTRLAGGMAEWTSLNLPVE, encoded by the coding sequence ATGGAACAGTTTTTTGAATTTGCAACGAACAACGCGATGTTGGTAGGTGCTTGGGTTGTTTTGTTGGTGTTGTTTATTATTTCTGAAACTCGCAAGGGTGGGAAAACGTTATCGGCTCAACAGGTCATTATGCGTATGAACAAAGAAGAAGCGCTAATCCTGGATGTTCGTGATAAAGCGGATTACAAAAAAGGCCACATCATCAACTCGATCAATATTCCGTATGCATCGCTTGATTCTCGTGTTACTGAAATCGAGTCGCATAAAGAGAAGCCGGTTGTGGTGGTTTGTAAAATGGGACAAACCTCAAATGCTGCGGGTTCTATTTTGAGAAAACATGGTTTTACTGATGTGACTCGTTTGGCGGGTGGCATGGCTGAGTGGACTAGCCTGAATCTACCGGTTGAGTAA
- a CDS encoding tetratricopeptide repeat protein, protein MSLINDVLKDLDKKPENANVSVLELMQTLHPSAKPKKSRWLIFSLFFGILVVAGLAWGYLNYFNESAASQPALASNGMESSQPGVTDHETVNRVVLNQVAQPQVVRQEPEVTKPMSDAQDRASSEFKTVEQSEQPTSLQAQKVETEKGVSQKKALQAAVHNVPASPEVSVSASRATMTVAEATPVQTKAKPTPVVAASEQAQETPPADVSAVKEIETAEPTQKSEAVTSVSKQKTQEVRLYEQALSRFQQGRYQESQVLVDQLLKQAGEATPQGNVSKYQALKARLLLKESPNALVTYIDQQKVDISSTDELLGLAASAYQRTNDHIRAVKAYDLLVQRQPTEGRWWLAMAFSLEAENALDKSLKAYSLALQSGNLPANAREFAARKANQISKQLEALAQQAKEQQ, encoded by the coding sequence ATGAGTTTGATCAATGATGTACTGAAAGATTTGGATAAAAAGCCAGAGAATGCGAATGTCTCTGTGCTAGAACTGATGCAAACGTTACACCCCAGCGCAAAACCCAAGAAATCACGATGGCTGATCTTCAGCTTGTTCTTTGGCATTTTGGTTGTGGCGGGGTTGGCCTGGGGATATCTGAATTATTTTAATGAATCAGCAGCATCTCAACCTGCTCTTGCTAGTAACGGTATGGAAAGTAGCCAACCAGGGGTTACTGATCACGAGACTGTGAATCGAGTCGTCTTGAATCAAGTTGCTCAGCCCCAGGTCGTGAGACAAGAGCCTGAAGTTACAAAGCCAATGAGTGATGCTCAAGACCGAGCCTCATCCGAATTTAAGACGGTAGAGCAGAGTGAACAGCCAACAAGTCTTCAAGCGCAAAAAGTTGAAACTGAAAAGGGCGTTTCTCAAAAGAAAGCTCTTCAAGCGGCAGTTCACAATGTACCCGCTTCGCCTGAGGTGTCTGTTTCAGCGTCACGGGCAACGATGACAGTGGCCGAGGCGACGCCAGTGCAAACCAAGGCTAAACCAACACCCGTTGTGGCAGCATCTGAGCAAGCTCAGGAAACGCCGCCTGCTGACGTGTCTGCAGTGAAAGAAATCGAGACTGCTGAACCGACACAAAAATCAGAGGCAGTAACCTCCGTTTCCAAACAAAAAACACAAGAAGTACGCCTTTATGAGCAAGCGTTGTCCCGTTTTCAACAGGGGCGCTATCAGGAGAGTCAGGTCTTGGTGGACCAATTGCTGAAGCAGGCTGGGGAGGCAACACCGCAAGGTAATGTTTCCAAGTATCAGGCGCTCAAGGCTCGTTTATTATTGAAAGAATCACCGAATGCATTGGTGACATATATTGATCAGCAGAAGGTCGATATCTCTTCTACGGATGAATTGCTTGGCTTGGCGGCCAGTGCTTATCAGCGCACTAACGATCATATTCGAGCGGTCAAAGCCTATGATTTATTGGTTCAACGTCAGCCAACAGAGGGGCGTTGGTGGTTGGCGATGGCGTTTTCCTTAGAAGCAGAAAATGCTTTGGATAAATCATTAAAAGCGTATTCCTTGGCGCTTCAATCGGGCAATTTACCGGCCAATGCACGGGAATTTGCCGCCAGAAAAGCAAATCAAATCAGCAAACAATTAGAAGCCTTGGCGCAGCAAGCTAAGGAGCAGCAGTAA